One window from the genome of Nicotiana tomentosiformis chromosome 5, ASM39032v3, whole genome shotgun sequence encodes:
- the LOC138892188 gene encoding uncharacterized protein, which translates to METDQQVTVKILHHDIGQHIMMTFVYAKCSSTYIIELWDSLYYIAIDMELPWLVGGDFNVVLHENEKIGGLPVHPLEYEDFAPCINSCRPFDQDYKGSPYTWWNGRPNSECIFKRLDIIFVNLPFQNILPSIEVEHLIRTDSDHAPLLMTCGEHTTNFVKPFRFLNLWTKHATFMDVVTQNWNVDFIGDPFLIFKHKLKKVKAALSSGAEILLETFSNK; encoded by the coding sequence ATGGAGACTGATCAACAAGTTACAGTAAAAATACTTCACCATGACATTGGGCAGCATATCATGATGACTTTTGTATATGCAAAGTGttcatcaacatatataataGAACTATGGGATAGTCTGTATTACATAGCAATTGATATGGAACTACCGTGGCTAGTAGGAGGAGATTTCAATGTGGTTTTACATGAAAATGAGAAGATAGGGGGCCTGCCTGTTCATCCTCTAGAATATGAGGATTTTGCACCATGCATTAACTCATGTAGACCATTTGATCAAGATTACAAAGGAAGTCCATACACTTGGTGGAATGGGAGACCTAATAGTGAGTGTATATTCAAAAGACTGGACATAATCTTTGTGAATTTACCGTTTCAAAATATTCTTCCATCAATTGAAGTGGAACATTTGATTAGAACTGATTCAGATCATGCCCCACTCCTGATGACTTGTGGAGAGCACACTACTAACTTTGTCAAGCCGTTTAGATTCCTGAATTTGTGGACAAAACATGCTACATTCATGGATGTAGTGACACAGAACTGGAATGTTGATTTCATTGGAGATCCTTTCCTCATATTCAAGCACAAACTGAAGAAGGTCAAGGCGGCACTATCTAGTGGAGCAGAGATACTTTTGGAGACATTTTCAAACAAATAG